A part of Citrifermentans bremense genomic DNA contains:
- a CDS encoding SDR family oxidoreductase, whose amino-acid sequence MEIAGKTVLVTGANGGIGRSLVEGLLKKGAARVYAAARSIEAVAELSRIDARVAAVRLEVTHATSVTAAADHCPDVDLVINNAGINRCAGFLAENAIENARQEMKVNYLGTLAMCRAFAPALIERKGCIVNVCSVIGLVNLPVNGTYSASKAAVHSLLQGIRAELAPRGVKVLGVYPGPVGTRMTSGQEMPKATTEEVAQAILEGIEKEQEEIYPDAMSQEVSAALLQAPKEVERQFAAMIPG is encoded by the coding sequence ATGGAAATCGCAGGAAAAACAGTCTTGGTGACCGGCGCCAACGGCGGGATCGGCCGTTCCCTGGTCGAGGGTTTGCTTAAAAAAGGGGCCGCCAGGGTTTACGCGGCGGCAAGGAGCATCGAAGCAGTAGCGGAGCTCTCAAGGATCGACGCCCGGGTGGCGGCCGTGAGGCTTGAGGTCACCCACGCCACCAGCGTAACTGCAGCAGCGGATCACTGCCCGGACGTGGACCTTGTCATCAACAACGCAGGTATCAACCGATGTGCCGGGTTTCTGGCGGAAAACGCCATCGAGAACGCGCGCCAGGAGATGAAGGTGAACTACCTGGGGACGCTCGCCATGTGCCGCGCCTTCGCCCCAGCCCTCATCGAGCGCAAGGGGTGCATCGTCAACGTCTGTTCCGTGATCGGGCTGGTCAACCTCCCGGTCAACGGTACCTACAGCGCCTCGAAGGCGGCGGTGCACTCGCTGCTGCAGGGGATCCGGGCCGAGCTGGCGCCGCGCGGGGTCAAGGTGCTCGGGGTCTATCCCGGCCCTGTCGGCACCAGGATGACCTCCGGTCAGGAGATGCCTAAGGCGACTACCGAGGAAGTGGCGCAGGCGATACTGGAGGGAATAGAAAAGGAGCAGGAGGAGATATATCCCGACGCGATGTCGCAAGAGGTTTCTGCGGCCCTTTTGCAGGCACCCAAGGAGGTCGAGCGGCAGTTCGCCGCCATGATTCCCGGCTAG
- a CDS encoding MlaA family lipoprotein — translation MKTRREAAMVIAGLMLLMLESGCSTLPEAGPGPVEPPLRRYEELVKPGTHNMLDVKDSVEGFNRGSYLFNYYFDEYLYRPVVRGYEIIMPNYLEDRVSNAIDNLNEITNLTNNLFQFKFKAAGVTLGRFLVNSTVGVAGLWDPATKWGLERKSQDFGLTLGHYGTRDGSYLMLPVLGASNVRDTGGFAADTATFVYAGPIAWINNSTFTTTYTGVNAVDRRHRIPFRYRQTGSPFEYELLRTLYTMKREYDVQQGKEEGKE, via the coding sequence ATGAAAACGCGACGCGAAGCCGCTATGGTGATCGCCGGCTTGATGCTGCTGATGCTTGAATCCGGCTGCAGCACGCTTCCCGAGGCGGGGCCGGGGCCTGTCGAGCCGCCGCTGCGCAGGTACGAGGAACTGGTCAAGCCCGGGACGCACAACATGCTCGACGTGAAGGACTCCGTCGAGGGTTTCAACCGTGGCAGTTACCTCTTCAACTACTACTTCGACGAATATCTCTACCGTCCCGTGGTGCGCGGCTACGAGATCATCATGCCCAACTACCTGGAGGACCGTGTTTCCAACGCGATCGACAACCTCAACGAAATTACGAACTTGACAAACAACCTGTTCCAGTTCAAGTTCAAGGCCGCCGGCGTCACGCTGGGGCGTTTCCTGGTCAACTCCACGGTAGGTGTCGCCGGTTTGTGGGACCCGGCGACAAAGTGGGGGCTGGAACGAAAGAGCCAGGATTTCGGCCTCACCCTCGGGCATTACGGCACGCGCGACGGGTCATACCTGATGCTGCCGGTCCTGGGCGCCTCCAACGTCAGGGATACCGGCGGGTTTGCTGCCGATACCGCCACCTTTGTCTACGCCGGGCCTATAGCCTGGATCAACAACAGCACCTTCACCACGACCTACACCGGCGTCAACGCAGTCGACCGGCGGCATCGGATCCCTTTCCGGTATCGCCAGACCGGCTCCCCGTTCGAATACGAGTTGTTGCGGACCCTGTACACCATGAAAAGGGAGTACGACGTACAGCAAGGCAAGGAAGAGGGGAAAGAGTGA
- a CDS encoding alpha/beta fold hydrolase, which translates to MMRFTAAVLLFWSLCLASRAAAAPPPYFYPFVNPYEATVMELPKEFEVSLPMKVPLREFVVRPFPKRDIPGVFWYEKGLGCSLAYQEHQAPLVFLIAGSGSRYDVPRMQKLQKALYQAGFHVLSITSPTHMDFVVNASSALPGIAEDDAKDLYRVMELAWQEVRGDIAVSDFRLAGYSLGAFNAAFVSKLDEEQKHFNFKRVLLINPPVSLYDSVQVLDQLLVDNVPGGMDNFDAWFHDIFTETMHINEAWEPGGLSGESMYRTYKRLQPSEANLAALIGLTSRMNAADMIFTADVMNGGGYIVPKNVRLTSTTSLTRYAIVAYKTRFVDYFDEWLFPHYQKKAPGLTRQALLARQDLHYLDQYLKSSKKIALIHNEDDVILVPGNIAYLQQLFGDRARIYPSGGHMGNMFHPSVVASMVEFLNGKEVAQ; encoded by the coding sequence ATGATGCGCTTCACGGCGGCAGTGCTACTTTTCTGGTCCCTTTGTCTCGCGTCCCGCGCCGCGGCGGCCCCGCCACCGTACTTCTACCCGTTCGTGAACCCGTACGAGGCGACGGTGATGGAACTTCCGAAGGAGTTCGAGGTATCGCTCCCGATGAAGGTGCCGCTGCGCGAGTTCGTGGTGCGGCCGTTCCCAAAAAGGGATATACCGGGGGTGTTCTGGTACGAAAAAGGGCTCGGATGCAGCCTCGCCTACCAGGAGCACCAGGCGCCGCTGGTTTTCCTGATCGCCGGCTCCGGTTCCCGCTACGACGTTCCGCGGATGCAGAAGCTGCAAAAGGCGCTGTATCAGGCAGGGTTCCACGTCCTCTCCATCACCTCTCCGACCCACATGGATTTCGTGGTGAACGCCTCCTCGGCTCTTCCCGGGATAGCCGAGGACGACGCGAAGGACCTGTACCGGGTGATGGAGCTCGCTTGGCAGGAGGTGCGCGGCGACATCGCCGTTTCCGACTTCCGCCTTGCAGGCTACAGCCTGGGCGCCTTCAATGCCGCGTTCGTGTCGAAACTCGACGAAGAGCAAAAGCATTTCAACTTCAAGAGGGTGCTCCTGATCAACCCGCCGGTCAGCCTCTACGATTCGGTCCAGGTGCTGGATCAGCTGCTGGTCGACAACGTCCCCGGCGGGATGGACAACTTCGACGCCTGGTTCCACGACATCTTCACCGAGACCATGCACATCAACGAGGCCTGGGAGCCGGGGGGGCTGAGCGGCGAATCGATGTACCGCACCTACAAGCGGCTGCAGCCAAGCGAAGCGAACCTTGCCGCCCTGATCGGGCTTACCTCCAGGATGAACGCGGCCGACATGATCTTCACCGCCGACGTGATGAACGGGGGAGGGTACATCGTCCCCAAAAACGTCCGGCTCACCTCCACCACCTCGCTCACCCGCTACGCCATCGTCGCCTACAAGACCAGGTTCGTCGACTACTTCGATGAGTGGCTCTTCCCGCATTATCAGAAGAAGGCGCCGGGGTTGACGCGCCAGGCGCTCTTGGCGCGACAGGACCTGCACTACCTGGACCAGTACCTGAAAAGCTCGAAAAAGATCGCCCTGATTCACAACGAGGACGACGTGATCCTGGTCCCCGGGAACATCGCCTACCTGCAGCAGCTCTTCGGGGACCGGGCGCGGATCTACCCAAGCGGCGGCCACATGGGGAACATGTTCCACCCAAGCGTGGTTGCTTCAATGGTCGAGTTCCTGAACGGCAAGGAGGTGGCGCAATGA
- a CDS encoding TAXI family TRAP transporter solute-binding subunit: MIRHRRYPRLLALLIVTATALSVPTSLTAFQYPSLTISSGTTTGSYYAAASAIAKVFNNSSARNGVRLATVASPGSVANIDQVADGKAAFGIAETELLRRATQGVRPWEGKARTGLRAVMGLYVESVTIVAAVDSGIRQVSDLKGKRLSIGAPGSIDNTYAGTLLQMSGLNPGEVVTSEHSTAIAPELLQKGEIDAYLCIVGHPNLTVLEASTGKRKVTLISLDNALIQQVVSHNPLLMAVAIPTNFYPKVEVDGKVPTIGLRAVLFTSADQPEENVYAVVREVLTHLDLFRRQHPILHDLSPRDAARVGVIPLHPGAVRYFKEAGLVP, translated from the coding sequence ATGATCCGGCACCGGCGGTACCCGCGCTTACTGGCGCTGCTCATCGTGACAGCAACCGCGCTGTCCGTCCCTACTTCTCTCACCGCCTTCCAGTATCCCTCCCTCACCATCTCCTCCGGGACCACCACCGGTTCCTACTATGCCGCCGCGAGCGCCATAGCAAAGGTCTTCAACAACAGCAGCGCCCGAAACGGGGTGAGGCTCGCCACCGTCGCCTCGCCAGGGTCTGTGGCCAACATCGACCAGGTCGCCGACGGCAAGGCCGCCTTCGGCATCGCCGAGACCGAACTCTTGAGGCGGGCCACGCAGGGGGTGCGCCCCTGGGAAGGGAAGGCGCGCACCGGTTTGCGCGCGGTGATGGGGCTCTACGTAGAGAGCGTCACCATCGTCGCGGCCGTCGACAGCGGCATCAGGCAGGTCAGCGACTTGAAGGGAAAGCGGCTTAGCATCGGAGCCCCGGGCTCCATCGACAACACCTATGCCGGCACCTTGCTGCAGATGTCCGGCCTGAACCCGGGCGAGGTCGTCACCTCGGAGCACTCCACCGCCATCGCTCCTGAACTGCTGCAAAAAGGGGAAATCGACGCCTATCTCTGCATCGTCGGCCATCCAAACCTGACGGTGCTTGAGGCGAGCACAGGCAAGCGCAAGGTGACCCTGATATCCCTGGACAACGCCCTGATCCAGCAGGTGGTGAGCCACAACCCGCTGCTTATGGCCGTAGCCATCCCCACCAATTTCTATCCCAAGGTCGAGGTAGACGGCAAGGTTCCTACCATCGGCCTGCGCGCCGTTCTCTTCACCTCGGCCGATCAGCCCGAGGAAAACGTGTATGCGGTGGTGCGGGAGGTGCTGACGCACCTCGACCTGTTCCGCCGCCAGCACCCCATCCTCCACGACCTCTCCCCGCGTGACGCGGCGAGGGTGGGCGTCATTCCGCTTCACCCAGGCGCTGTCCGTTACTTCAAGGAGGCAGGGCTCGTTCCCTGA
- the adeC gene encoding AdeC/AdeK/OprM family multidrug efflux complex outer membrane factor has product MKRSTTRSLTLGALLFLAGCASMAPKYEKPAPPVPSAWPTGPSYKEGQQPKAEQKPLAEVPWQDFFLDPQLRKVIGLALDNNRDLRVAVLNMERFRALYQIQRADLLPQVDGNAGLSVQRTPDDLSQNGNGRTVHQYDVGVGISSYELDLFGRVRSLKDQALEEYLSTEQARRSVQISLVSQVATAYLALASDLDRLKLAKDTLANQQESYRLSRSRFEAGVASALDLQQAQTSVDAARVDIARFTTFVAQDMNALNLVVGSGVGSDLLPSSLSENLTPIKDLAPGLPSDVLLARPDILQAEYLLRGANANIGAARAAFFPRITLTSSVGFGSDQLTGLFKPGNFAWSFAPRITVPIFEGGRNKANLQVAQADRDIALAQYEKAIQTAFREVADALAQQGTIDEQVAAQQSLTGATAETYRLSQARYQTGIDSYLSVLDAQRSLYTAQQNLITARLVRLSNQVTLYRVLGGGSK; this is encoded by the coding sequence ATGAAACGTTCGACCACCAGATCACTGACCCTGGGCGCGCTCCTCTTCCTTGCGGGGTGCGCCTCCATGGCTCCCAAATACGAAAAACCGGCGCCCCCGGTTCCTAGCGCCTGGCCCACCGGCCCGTCCTACAAGGAGGGGCAGCAGCCCAAGGCCGAGCAAAAGCCTCTGGCTGAGGTCCCGTGGCAGGATTTCTTCCTCGACCCGCAACTGCGCAAGGTGATCGGGCTTGCCCTGGACAACAACCGCGACCTGCGGGTGGCGGTGCTCAACATGGAGCGCTTCCGCGCCCTCTACCAGATCCAGCGGGCCGACCTCCTGCCGCAGGTCGACGGCAACGCCGGCTTAAGCGTCCAGCGGACCCCGGACGACCTCTCTCAAAACGGGAATGGGCGGACGGTGCACCAGTACGACGTGGGGGTGGGGATCAGCTCCTACGAGCTCGACCTCTTCGGGCGGGTGAGGAGCTTGAAGGACCAGGCCCTCGAGGAGTACCTCTCCACCGAGCAGGCGCGCCGCAGCGTCCAGATCAGCCTGGTATCGCAGGTGGCGACCGCCTACCTGGCCCTCGCCTCCGATCTCGACCGGCTCAAGCTCGCCAAGGACACCCTGGCCAACCAGCAGGAGTCTTACCGCCTGAGCCGCAGCCGCTTCGAAGCCGGGGTGGCCTCGGCCCTCGACCTTCAGCAGGCGCAGACGAGCGTCGATGCCGCCCGGGTGGACATCGCCCGCTTCACCACCTTCGTGGCGCAGGATATGAACGCGCTGAACCTTGTGGTCGGCTCCGGCGTCGGGAGCGACCTGCTCCCCAGCTCGCTCTCGGAGAACCTGACTCCGATAAAAGACCTCGCCCCGGGGCTCCCTTCGGACGTCCTTCTCGCACGCCCGGACATCCTGCAGGCCGAGTACCTTCTGCGCGGGGCCAACGCCAACATCGGCGCCGCCCGCGCCGCGTTCTTCCCGCGCATCACCCTGACCTCCAGCGTCGGCTTCGGCAGCGACCAGTTAACCGGCCTCTTCAAGCCGGGCAACTTCGCCTGGAGCTTCGCGCCGAGGATCACCGTCCCGATCTTCGAGGGGGGGCGCAACAAGGCGAACCTGCAGGTGGCACAGGCGGACCGCGACATAGCGCTGGCCCAGTATGAAAAGGCGATCCAGACCGCGTTCCGCGAAGTCGCAGATGCACTGGCGCAGCAGGGGACCATCGACGAGCAGGTTGCGGCGCAGCAGTCTTTGACCGGCGCCACCGCCGAGACCTACCGCCTGTCGCAGGCCCGCTACCAGACCGGGATCGACAGCTACCTGAGCGTGCTCGACGCTCAGCGCTCGCTCTACACCGCCCAACAGAACCTGATCACGGCGCGCCTGGTGCGGCTGAGCAACCAGGTTACGCTCTACCGGGTCCTTGGAGGTGGGAGCAAGTAG
- a CDS encoding efflux RND transporter permease subunit, with protein MSRFFINRPIFAWVIAIVVMLAGLLAIKALPVSQYPPIAPPQISINAVYPGASAQTVQDTVTQVIEQKMNGIDNLLYMSSTSDSAGAVSINITFRAGTDPNVAQVQVQNKLQLATPLLPQVVQRQGVQVVKSTRNFLLIVGLVSEDGSLNRHQLTDYMVSNIQDIVSRVQGVGEVTVFGSQNAMRVWMDAEKMNNYKLTPTDVVNALQAQNAQVSAGQFGGQPAVQGQQLNATVTARTLLQTPEQFDEIILRTNPDGSTVKLRDVAKTDVGTENYDILARYKGKPVAAMALRLAAGANALDTADRVKAKMAELEKFVPAGAKVVYPYDTTPFVKISIEEVLKTLMEAVFLVFIIMFLFLQNIRATLIPTIAVPVVLLGTLGVLFAAGFSINTLTMFALVIVIGLLVDDAIVVVENVERIMTDEGLSPHDATVKSMGQITSALWGIATVLCAVFIPMAFFSGSTGVIYRQFSITIVSAMILSVLTAQILTPALCATLLKPVKKGHLPGEGSLFSGFFVWFNKVFEGARHKYESIVGNSFGKPLRYLVIYGCLVGIMAFLFLRLPTAFLPDEDQGFIVCQVQLPAGATQERTLKVLEQVEQYFMVKESKTVDSLITVAGFSFAGRGQNMGLAFVKLKDWKLRPTPDLKAPALAGRAMGAFSKIKDGMAFAFSPPAVVELGQANGFDFQLQDRGGLGHQALMDARNQLLGMAMKNPKLMAVRPNGQDDTPEFKLNIDDVRAGALGVSLADVNSVLATAWGSSYVNDFLQNGRVKKVYVQADPKYRMVPEDINRWYVRNNTGEMVPFSSFATAHWDYASPRLERYNGIPSMEIMGSAAPGVSTGEAMAEMEAIAAKLPPGISYEWTGLSYEEKAAGAQAPALYAISLLVVFLAVAALYESWTIPFVNLLMLPLGLVGAITAVTLRVLPNDIYLQIGLLTTVGLSTKNAILIIQFIKDQMHQGHELVEATLTAVKIRLRPVIMTSLAFFFGTLPLALTKGAGAGAQNAIGTAVTGGLLSATFIDLIFIPFFFVMVTKFFMKKKPATEPAAPPVSEVH; from the coding sequence ATGTCCAGGTTTTTCATAAACAGGCCCATCTTCGCCTGGGTCATTGCCATAGTCGTCATGCTGGCCGGTCTGCTCGCCATCAAGGCGCTGCCGGTCTCCCAGTACCCGCCGATCGCTCCGCCGCAGATCTCGATCAACGCCGTCTATCCCGGCGCCTCGGCGCAGACGGTCCAGGACACCGTGACCCAGGTAATCGAGCAGAAGATGAACGGCATCGACAACCTGCTCTATATGTCCTCCACCAGCGACTCCGCAGGTGCCGTGAGCATCAACATTACCTTCAGGGCGGGGACCGACCCCAACGTAGCCCAGGTGCAGGTGCAGAACAAGCTGCAGCTTGCCACGCCGCTTCTGCCGCAGGTGGTGCAGAGGCAGGGGGTACAGGTGGTCAAGTCCACCCGCAACTTCCTCCTGATCGTGGGGCTCGTCTCCGAGGACGGGTCGCTCAACCGGCACCAGTTGACCGACTACATGGTCTCCAACATCCAGGACATCGTGAGCCGGGTCCAGGGGGTAGGGGAGGTCACCGTCTTCGGCTCCCAGAACGCCATGCGCGTCTGGATGGACGCCGAGAAGATGAACAACTACAAGCTGACACCAACCGACGTGGTCAACGCTCTGCAGGCGCAGAACGCCCAGGTCTCTGCGGGTCAGTTCGGCGGGCAGCCGGCCGTCCAGGGGCAGCAGCTGAACGCCACCGTCACCGCCCGCACCCTGCTGCAGACCCCGGAGCAGTTCGACGAAATCATCCTGCGCACCAACCCCGACGGCTCGACGGTTAAGCTCAGGGACGTCGCCAAGACCGACGTCGGCACCGAAAACTACGACATCCTCGCCCGCTACAAGGGGAAACCGGTTGCGGCCATGGCGCTGCGTCTTGCTGCCGGCGCCAACGCGCTCGACACCGCCGACCGGGTCAAGGCCAAGATGGCCGAGCTGGAGAAATTCGTACCGGCAGGGGCCAAGGTGGTCTACCCCTACGACACCACCCCCTTCGTCAAGATCTCCATCGAGGAGGTGCTGAAAACCCTGATGGAGGCGGTGTTCCTGGTCTTCATCATCATGTTCCTGTTCCTGCAGAACATCCGCGCCACCTTGATCCCGACCATCGCCGTGCCAGTCGTCCTCCTGGGCACCCTCGGGGTTCTCTTCGCGGCAGGTTTCTCCATCAACACCCTGACCATGTTCGCCCTGGTCATCGTCATCGGCCTTCTGGTCGACGACGCCATCGTCGTCGTCGAGAACGTGGAAAGGATCATGACCGACGAGGGGCTCTCGCCGCACGACGCGACGGTGAAGTCCATGGGGCAGATCACCTCCGCTCTGTGGGGCATCGCGACCGTTCTTTGCGCCGTCTTCATCCCGATGGCGTTTTTCAGCGGCTCCACCGGTGTCATTTACCGCCAGTTCTCCATCACCATCGTCTCGGCGATGATCCTTTCAGTTTTGACCGCCCAGATCCTCACCCCTGCGCTTTGCGCTACGCTCCTCAAGCCGGTGAAGAAGGGGCACCTCCCCGGCGAGGGAAGCTTGTTCAGCGGTTTCTTCGTCTGGTTCAACAAGGTCTTCGAGGGGGCACGGCACAAGTACGAATCCATAGTCGGCAACTCTTTCGGCAAACCGCTGCGCTACCTGGTCATCTACGGCTGCCTGGTCGGCATCATGGCCTTCCTCTTCCTGCGTCTCCCCACGGCCTTCCTGCCGGACGAGGACCAGGGATTCATCGTCTGCCAGGTCCAGCTTCCTGCCGGCGCGACGCAAGAGAGGACCCTCAAGGTACTGGAGCAGGTGGAGCAGTACTTCATGGTCAAGGAGAGCAAGACGGTCGACTCGCTTATCACCGTCGCCGGCTTCAGCTTCGCCGGCCGCGGTCAGAACATGGGTCTCGCCTTCGTGAAACTTAAAGACTGGAAGCTTAGGCCCACCCCGGACCTGAAGGCTCCAGCCCTGGCGGGACGCGCCATGGGTGCCTTCTCCAAGATCAAGGACGGCATGGCCTTCGCCTTCTCGCCGCCGGCGGTAGTCGAGCTGGGGCAGGCCAACGGCTTCGACTTCCAGCTGCAGGACCGCGGGGGGCTCGGTCACCAGGCGCTGATGGATGCCCGCAACCAGCTCCTCGGCATGGCGATGAAGAACCCCAAGCTGATGGCGGTGCGCCCCAACGGCCAGGACGACACACCGGAATTCAAGCTGAACATCGACGACGTGCGCGCCGGGGCCCTCGGGGTCTCCCTTGCCGACGTCAACAGCGTCCTCGCCACAGCCTGGGGCTCCTCCTACGTGAACGACTTCCTGCAAAACGGCAGGGTCAAGAAGGTCTACGTGCAGGCGGACCCCAAGTACCGCATGGTCCCCGAAGACATCAACAGGTGGTACGTGAGGAACAACACGGGGGAGATGGTTCCCTTCTCCTCCTTCGCCACAGCTCACTGGGATTACGCTTCGCCGCGCCTTGAGCGCTACAACGGCATCCCCTCTATGGAGATCATGGGGAGCGCGGCACCTGGGGTAAGCACCGGCGAGGCGATGGCCGAGATGGAGGCCATTGCCGCCAAGCTCCCGCCGGGGATCAGCTACGAGTGGACCGGCCTCTCCTACGAGGAGAAGGCGGCAGGGGCGCAGGCCCCGGCGCTGTACGCGATCTCGCTGCTGGTCGTCTTCCTGGCGGTCGCCGCCCTCTACGAGAGCTGGACCATCCCGTTCGTGAACCTGCTGATGCTTCCGCTGGGCCTGGTCGGCGCCATCACGGCCGTTACCTTGAGGGTGCTTCCCAACGACATCTACCTGCAGATCGGCCTGCTGACCACGGTCGGTCTCTCGACGAAGAACGCCATCCTGATCATCCAGTTCATCAAGGACCAGATGCACCAAGGGCACGAACTGGTCGAGGCGACGCTCACCGCGGTGAAGATCAGGCTGCGGCCGGTCATCATGACTTCGCTGGCGTTCTTCTTCGGCACGCTCCCCCTGGCACTCACCAAGGGGGCCGGCGCCGGCGCCCAGAACGCCATCGGCACCGCGGTCACCGGCGGCCTCCTCTCGGCGACCTTCATCGACCTGATCTTCATACCGTTCTTCTTCGTCATGGTGACCAAGTTCTTCATGAAGAAGAAGCCGGCAACAGAACCTGCAGCACCCCCCGTCTCGGAGGTACATTAG
- a CDS encoding efflux RND transporter periplasmic adaptor subunit, translating to MQSKYRAHLLTVVFLSGILGLAGCGKKEQPKGPQMGPPEVGVIEVKTERVALTTELPGRTSPYLIAEVRPQVSGIIQKRVFVEGSDVKAGQVLYQIDPATYQAAYASAKASEARAEANLVPARLKEERFRDLVKINAVAKQDYDNAYAALKQAEADVAAAKAAVESARINLAYTRVTAPISGRIGRSTVTDGALVTANQPAALATIQQLNSVYVDVTQSSSDMLKMNRSLASGLLKRDAAGQARVKLLLEDGTPYPLTGTLKFSDVTVDQSTGSITLRAVFPNPKQTLLPGMFVRAVLEEGINEAAILVPQRGVTRNAAGQPTVMVVGADGTAQPRPIQVARTVGDNWLVSGGLNPGDKVILEGLQKARPGTPVKAVPFQAQPQGAPQGASGAAQGAPQAGAPGAAAPGAKAAAPAAPAAAQPAGQPQKK from the coding sequence ATGCAGAGTAAGTACAGGGCGCATTTGTTAACCGTCGTTTTTTTGAGCGGCATCCTGGGTCTGGCTGGCTGCGGCAAGAAAGAGCAGCCCAAGGGGCCTCAGATGGGCCCGCCCGAAGTAGGCGTCATTGAGGTGAAAACCGAGCGTGTCGCATTGACGACCGAGCTCCCGGGGCGCACCTCCCCCTACCTCATAGCGGAGGTGCGGCCGCAGGTAAGCGGCATCATCCAGAAGCGGGTCTTCGTTGAGGGAAGCGACGTGAAGGCGGGGCAGGTGCTCTACCAGATCGACCCCGCCACCTACCAGGCTGCCTACGCCAGCGCCAAGGCCTCCGAGGCGAGGGCCGAGGCCAACCTCGTTCCGGCGCGGCTCAAGGAGGAACGCTTCCGGGACCTGGTGAAGATCAACGCCGTGGCCAAGCAGGACTACGACAACGCCTACGCGGCCCTCAAGCAGGCCGAGGCGGACGTCGCCGCCGCCAAGGCCGCCGTCGAGTCCGCCAGAATCAACCTCGCCTACACCCGCGTGACCGCCCCCATCTCCGGGCGCATCGGCCGCTCCACGGTGACCGACGGCGCGCTGGTCACGGCGAATCAGCCAGCGGCACTGGCGACCATACAGCAGCTTAACAGCGTCTACGTGGACGTCACCCAGTCGAGCTCCGACATGCTGAAGATGAACCGCAGCCTCGCCAGCGGCCTTTTGAAAAGGGACGCCGCCGGCCAGGCCCGGGTGAAGCTCCTCCTCGAGGACGGCACCCCGTACCCGCTCACCGGGACGCTCAAGTTCTCTGACGTCACCGTGGACCAGAGCACCGGCTCCATCACGCTTCGCGCCGTGTTCCCCAACCCGAAGCAGACGCTTCTCCCCGGGATGTTCGTGCGCGCGGTGCTGGAAGAGGGGATCAACGAGGCGGCCATCCTGGTGCCGCAGCGCGGCGTGACCCGCAACGCCGCCGGACAGCCGACGGTGATGGTGGTAGGTGCCGACGGCACGGCGCAACCCCGCCCGATCCAGGTGGCCCGCACGGTCGGTGACAACTGGCTGGTGAGCGGCGGCCTGAACCCCGGTGACAAGGTGATCCTTGAGGGGCTCCAGAAGGCCCGCCCCGGCACCCCGGTGAAGGCAGTCCCGTTCCAGGCCCAGCCGCAGGGTGCTCCCCAGGGAGCTTCCGGCGCGGCCCAAGGGGCACCCCAGGCGGGCGCTCCAGGTGCGGCAGCCCCAGGCGCCAAGGCAGCGGCACCGGCTGCCCCTGCAGCGGCACAGCCAGCGGGTCAGCCCCAGAAGAAGTAG
- a CDS encoding TetR/AcrR family transcriptional regulator gives MEKLDKRDLIVQAALELVAEQGFHGAPMAMIADKAGVGAGTIYRYFENKDALIRDIYSMVEARVVAAIMKDYPEKGPVRERFMHIGRVLVNYLVSAPLELRFVEQFHNSPFGVDHRREKIFGKGEKDIISELFHEALEQQIFKPLPLSILFALFFSPLIDVCRDQILGFISLDDELIEQIVGACWDAVRR, from the coding sequence ATGGAAAAGTTGGACAAGCGGGACCTGATAGTCCAGGCGGCCCTGGAACTGGTTGCGGAGCAGGGTTTCCATGGCGCGCCGATGGCGATGATCGCCGACAAGGCGGGGGTCGGGGCAGGGACCATATACCGCTACTTCGAAAACAAGGACGCCCTGATCCGAGACATCTACAGCATGGTCGAAGCGCGTGTAGTAGCGGCGATCATGAAGGACTACCCCGAAAAGGGGCCGGTGCGCGAGCGCTTCATGCACATCGGCAGGGTCTTGGTCAACTACCTGGTCTCGGCTCCGCTTGAGCTGCGCTTCGTCGAGCAGTTCCACAACTCCCCCTTCGGCGTGGACCACCGCCGGGAGAAGATCTTCGGCAAGGGGGAGAAGGACATCATCAGCGAGCTGTTCCACGAAGCGCTTGAGCAGCAGATCTTCAAGCCTCTCCCGCTCTCTATCCTCTTCGCCCTGTTCTTCTCGCCATTGATCGACGTCTGCCGCGACCAGATCCTTGGTTTCATCAGCCTCGACGATGAGCTGATCGAGCAGATTGTCGGCGCCTGCTGGGACGCCGTGCGCAGATGA